A portion of the Acipenser ruthenus chromosome 38, fAciRut3.2 maternal haplotype, whole genome shotgun sequence genome contains these proteins:
- the LOC117971192 gene encoding zinc-binding protein A33-like, translated as MAAGGISSSGLLSDLSCPICLELFKNPVSLPCDHNYCAPCIRQYSNRTDSSVSCPECGQEFTEKKNFKPNRLLANIVESFKQLKLKKERKGQSRGAQDEFYSPQRLEEVKLCRDEEVRPKPNKPLQAANALSNKKDRAAGLKRLTERWQKLTRVWNEQREHTTETKCQLHELKTEIRAQFDQLHQFLYTDEKEQIRRLQEEAKWALESMEQQLLLITQEKDLIEMEMTMLQNEDSEKTKERLTLNSCKRSNNDEEIPELICHELRHGAHRGPLQYAAWKRMWSVIDTVPAPLTLDPVSAHPSLLLSADQTSVEESPRLPSSALSPKSFEPCLDLLSLQGFATGRHYWEVRVPSREGWAVGIASESVQRKGNLPLTPQNGFWAMWLTNGNEFWIPDASPVRPALGNRARVVGVYLDKECGQVSFYNAENMEHIHTLVDTFPKKVYPYFSLGVAQVGFLGDSGVLKIHHMQV; from the exons atgGCTGCTGGTGGTATAAGTTCTTCGGGGCTTCTCAGCGATCTAAGTTGTCCTATTTGTCTCGAACTTTTTAAAAATCCTGTTTCTCTGCCTTGCGACCACAACTACTGCGCGCCGTGTATTCGCCAGTATTCCAACCGCACTGACAGTTCGGTCTCCTGTCCCGAATGCGGACAGGAGTTCACGGAGAAAAAAAACTTCAAACCCAACCGACTGCTCGCCAATATTGTAGAGAGCTTCAAACAGCTaaagttaaagaaagaaagaaagggacaGTCTCGAGGTGCGCAGGACGAGTTTTACAGCCCGCAACGCCTCGAGGAGGTGAAGCTCTGCAGAGATGAGGAAGTGCGTCCTAAACCAAACAAGCCATTGCAAGCAGCGAATGCACTTTCCAACAAG aAAGACAGAGCTGCAGGCTTGAAGCGCTTGACAGAGCGCTGGCAGAAACTGACTCGGGTCTGGAACGAGCAGAGGGAACATACCACAGAGACCAAG TGTCAGCTGCACGAACTGAAAACCGAGATTCGAGCCCAGTTTGACCAGTTGCACCAGTTTCTGTACACTGATGAGAAGGAGCAGATCAGAAGACTACAAGAGGAAGCCAAGTGGGCTCTTGAATCTATGGAACAGCAGCTTCTGCTCATCACCCAGGAGAAAGATCTCATAGAGATGGAAATGACCATGCTCCAAAACGAGGACTCTGAGAAGACAAAA gagaGACTCACACTCAACAGTTGTAAGAG GTCAAATAATGATGAGGAGATTCCAGAGCTGATCTGCCATGAGCTGAGACATGGAGCTCACCGGGGACCCCTGCAGTACGCAGCGTGGAAGCGCATGTGGAGCGTCATAGATACAG TCCCTGCTCCTCTCACCTTAGACCCTGTCTCTGCTCACCCTTCCCTCCTGCTCTCTGCAGACCAGACCTCAGTAGAAGAGTCTCCCAGGCTCCCAAGCTCAGCACTCAGTCCCAAGAGCTTTGAGCCCTGCCTAGACCTGCTGTCTTTGCAGGGATTCGCCACTGGGAGACACTATTGGGAGGTTAGGGTCCCGAGCAGAGAAGGGTGGGCAGTGGGCATCGCCAGTGAGTCTGTGCAGAGAAAGGGCAATCTCCCACTTACTCCGCAGAATGGTTTCTGGGCCATGTGGCTCACAAATGGCAATGAATTTTGGATCCCAGATGCTTCTCCTGTCCGACCAGCGCTAGGTAATAGGGCACGAGTCGTTGGGGTCTATCTGGATAAGGAATGTGGTCAGGTGTCCTTCTACAATGCTGAGAACATGGAACACATCCATACTTTGGTGGATACATTTCCCAAGAAAGTGTATCCTTATTTCAGCCTTGGAGTAGCCCAAGTTGGCTTTCTGGGCGACAGTGGGGTTTTGAAGATTCACCACATGCAAGTATAA
- the LOC117964992 gene encoding uncharacterized protein LOC117964992 encodes MRTLLALTVLPWLTLSSTTVKNITVPPEVEVDFNCNATALPVRWLWFPKHYKCAGESSTKIIYTIDKHGNKASAERFKKRLTLRGDPKAGEHALVLSDSVMSDSGTYTCADSKKRIQRYELEVTAGCYHNVQIKNILRSRTEHVILSCSSCAGRKQIKNFNWTFNGKPVSDLPGIRYIRNSVVIIQNVTADDEGKWICASVDDPSQFSEYCLDLGSKTGRKNNENKYPKDTTQATGLNKNDSEIDGKGGLTDPLKAVILAVVVLIVVASVTSVWLYRRKRSHRLNQNLTVNSAPNRDISPPVSVGTGQAMTGTATQDEDEGQYTSLTVREPAIYCDLRVQ; translated from the exons ATGAGGACCCTGCTGGCTCTAACTGTACTGCCATGGCTCACCCTGAGCAGCACCACAG taAAAAATATAACAGTTCCGCCAGAAGTGGAGGTGGATTTTAACTGTAATGCGACAGCACTGCCTGTGAGATGGTTGTGGTTCCCCAAACACTACAAGTGTGCCGGGGAAAGCTCTACGAAGATCATTTACACCATCGATAAGCATGGAAACAAGGCATCAGCAGAGAGGTTTAAGAAGCGCTTAACACTGAGAGGAGATCCGAAAGCTGGAGAGCATGCTCTGGTTTTAAGTGATTCAGTCATGAGCGATTCTGGGACCTATACCTGTGCAGATTCAAAAAAACGTATACAGCGTTATGAACTAGAGGTTACTGCAG GGTGCTATCACAATGTTCAGATCAAGAACATATTACGTTCAAGGACAGAACATGTCATATTATCTTGCTCCTCCTGTGCTGGCAGAAAGCAGATAAAGAACTTCAACTGGACCTTCAATGGAAAGCCAGTCAGTGATTTACCTGGCATTAGATATATAAGGAATTCAGTAGTAATTATACAGAATGTGACCGCTGATGATGAAGGGAAGTGGATCTGTGCGTCTGTGGATGACCCCTCTCAATTCTCAGAGTATTGTCTAGACTTGGGGTCAAAGACTGGACGGAAGAACAATGAGAACAAATATCCGAAAGATACAACACAGGCGACAGGACTGAATAAAA atGACTCGGAGATTGACGGAAAAGGCGGATTGACTGATCCTTTGAAAGCAGTGATACTGGCGGTAGTGGTTCTTATTGTGGTGGCATCTGTGACTTCAGTGTGGCTGTACAGGAGGAAGAGATCTCACAG GTTGAACCAAAATCTCACTGTTAATTCAG CTCCAAACCGTGACATTTCTCCCCCGGTGTCTGTAGGGACTGGTCAGGCAATGACAGGCACTGCTACACAG GATGAAGATGAGGGTCAGTATACCTCCCTGACTGTAAGGGAGCCTGCAATCTACTGTGATCTCAGAGTACAATAG